A genomic stretch from Spongiibacter nanhainus includes:
- a CDS encoding Fic family protein, whose translation MAHLWFVTIRPFEDGNGRTIRATADMQLARAEGSPHRFYSMSAEIQWRHKSYYDILKNPRRAVEISRPGGVVSGGP comes from the coding sequence ATTGCCCACCTCTGGTTCGTCACGATTCGACCCTTTGAAGACGGCAATGGGCGAACAATAAGAGCGACGGCGGATATGCAACTGGCTCGAGCAGAGGGCAGCCCACACCGGTTCTACAGCATGTCCGCTGAAATACAGTGGCGGCATAAATCCTATTACGACATCCTGAAAAATCCCAGAAGGGCCGTCGAGATATCACGCCCTGGCGGTGTGGTTTCTGGAGGCCCTTGA
- a CDS encoding site-specific integrase: MKFFGSIDKRGSRYRARVTQQGQRISRSFDTEEAATQWLNQLAKAARTNRFDAALRGATITVGELLDVFIEQKTEEWKPNTRRTTTSKIRSLQAQHPDLLGIPADSFCTSHIAEMVNRLRKAHPPAAAATIKQNVGFIRTAYNLANARLGLNLDNPVKPGCLPKVNNARDRRLLPNEEEKLLEACAKYETDTRCTTPIGLIVRFALETAMRQAEIAQLRWQDIYKDPQLGVTFVTVDRKFSKNNDARKFPLSYNLAQEITSLRSESAEEGSRVFGSNAPQIRQAFERSAARAKLEGFRFHDLRHEATSRLFERHHLEPHEAQLITGHRTIAMLNRYTHLNAQHLLGKMRNVLPPAS, translated from the coding sequence TTGAAATTTTTTGGCTCTATCGACAAACGGGGTTCTCGCTACCGAGCACGGGTGACGCAACAAGGGCAGCGAATCAGCAGAAGCTTTGATACCGAAGAGGCGGCCACACAGTGGCTAAATCAGCTTGCCAAAGCCGCCCGCACCAACCGCTTTGACGCCGCATTACGGGGCGCCACCATCACGGTTGGCGAACTGCTCGATGTCTTCATTGAGCAGAAAACCGAAGAGTGGAAACCCAATACTCGACGCACCACCACCTCAAAAATTCGCTCTTTGCAGGCACAGCACCCAGATTTGTTAGGCATTCCTGCGGACTCCTTCTGCACAAGCCACATTGCCGAGATGGTAAACCGGCTCCGCAAGGCACACCCACCCGCAGCAGCCGCCACGATCAAGCAAAATGTCGGCTTTATTCGCACTGCCTATAATCTGGCCAATGCACGACTGGGCTTAAATCTCGACAACCCCGTAAAACCCGGCTGCCTTCCCAAAGTAAACAACGCCCGAGACCGACGCCTACTCCCCAATGAGGAAGAAAAACTTCTGGAAGCCTGCGCTAAGTATGAAACAGACACTCGGTGCACAACCCCAATAGGCCTAATAGTACGATTTGCACTGGAAACCGCAATGCGGCAGGCGGAAATCGCCCAACTGCGCTGGCAAGATATATACAAAGACCCGCAACTGGGCGTCACGTTCGTCACGGTAGACCGCAAGTTCTCTAAGAACAATGATGCGCGGAAATTCCCCCTCTCGTACAACTTAGCGCAGGAGATTACGTCGCTGCGAAGCGAGAGCGCAGAAGAAGGCTCCCGCGTGTTTGGCAGCAACGCACCTCAGATCCGGCAAGCATTTGAACGAAGCGCAGCGAGAGCTAAGCTAGAGGGGTTTCGATTCCACGACCTTAGGCACGAGGCAACCAGTCGCTTATTCGAACGGCATCACCTTGAGCCCCATGAAGCCCAACTGATTACTGGCCATCGAACCATCGCCATGCTCAATCGATATACACACCTGAACGCACAGCACTTACTCGGCAAAATGAGGAATGTGTTGCCGCCAGCATCGTAA